The genomic stretch ACCGGGTCCCTTTTGCAGCAGCACATACAACTGCGTTCGGGATTCCAACTCGGTCTGAGACGCGTTAACCTTCTCGGAATACTTCCGCACCCGTTCTGGATGGGTCCGAAGATGCACAACGGCGTTGGTTACCATCAATGCCACAAGGATGAATGTGGCTAAGCCAAAGCGTAGACTCGTGAGATGGTCTAAAAGTTCACGTGTAACAATATGCCAAATCATTTTTTTATGGCTGTCGGCTGTCAGTAATCAGCCGTCAGCAAAGAGCGGGTGTGCCATATGAGTAAGGGCTGTTGGTAATCAGCAGTTCGTGGTAATAAGCACAGGATCAACCACCATGTCTGTTTCTTAACTGATCGCTGAAAGCACAGCGACCTGACTGCTGACCGCCATTCTATATTTCAACTCTGATAAAAATCAAAAATGTTGCCATGAATAGGACGATATTGATGCATAACAGCAAAAACAGTTCAGGCAGAGCGCGCTGCGCATTGATGCTGACATCTGCACGCTCAAAGTGAAAATGGGGCAAGATCGACCAATCTATATCCCCTTGATTCGTGGTAAACCATCGCAGGCTCGCAAACGCCTCCCTCTCATGAAAGGTATCAATGAGGGTGCGCCGGTACGCCTGTGCGGCTTGGATATAATCCACCATGCTGTCTAAATCGGTGCCTGCCCATGCGGCGGTTGCAAACGTGTAGAGACTCGCAGGACTGAGCTTCATGAAACGTTCATCCGATTGTGCTTGCTGGAGAGATGTACGCGACACCAATTGCTGGACGACGAAGCCGACCTTTTCAGCACTCCGGATTTGCAGGGGTGCGGCGAATTCATAATAACGGCGCAAGTGCGTTACCAGTGGGTCTTCGGGATCTCTCAATTCGACGTTCATCCGAGGCAAGTCCCCGAGATACCACATGCCCTTTCTAAAGAAATCGGTTCCTGCAAATGTATCAAAAAATAGTGGAGGGTCTCCCTTAAGCGGACTACTATCTAAGAACCGATCCCGTTCTCGATCTGCCGCTTCCCGAATCTGCGCTATCTGCTGGTCAGCGGATTTTCTTTCTGCCCGCGTGCCGCCCCCCGAATTCAAGGCAAATCGACTCCAGTTCGGATAGACGAGTACCAAAACCACCCACAAGAACATGCAGAGCATCAGGGATGTAGCAGCACGACGGGTTGTTGTGGAAACGAGCAGACCGATGAGATAGAAAACCGATAGGTAGACGATTGTCGTCAAAACAATACCGCCAATTCGCAGAAAATCATCTGTGCTGAATTGTAGAGAACGCGCGAACGAACACTGAATCAGTGCGAACAACAGGCTCATCAACACGGGGAGTAATAGGCATACCATCGCCGCGAGATATTTGGCAAGCAGGACACTCCCGCGACCCACCGGGTGTGAAAGCACCAAACGTAAGGTACCCGTCTCCCAATCACCCGCAATCGCATCATAAGCGAAAAGTAGGGACAGTAGACTCAACACAACCTGAAAGATAAAGGCGATATCTATCTGTGAAAAGAGACGCAGATATGGGTTATTTAAACCGAGGGGTGCTCCGGGGCTTGAGACGGATGGTTCGCTGCCAAATGCCCATTGTTCTTCCTCTGGTCTAACATCAACGATGGGGTTCGAGAAGGACGGCACGCCGTCGAATGCTATGTCAAGATCACTGCCGAAACGGGTCTCTAAGCCGGTACTAAAGAGACTCAACGGGTTGGGCGGACGTTGAACCTTCAATTTTAGATATGAATAGGTAGGTGTCGTGGCGATGCCCTCCTGATTCACCGCCTCCCGCTGGCTATAGTCGGCGAGGCGTTCCTCGTGCGCGCCAATCAAGACAAACGTATTTGCAACGACAAGCAGGAGTGTAATGACGACCGCAGCAAAAAAACGCGCACTCATCAGATGAATCAAAAGTTCTTGGCGTATCAACGTCCGCAACATCGTTTTTCCTCAGAAGACGTTTAGGACTTCAAGCGCATTGGCATGATGAGGTAAATATGTCCCTCTTCACCGATCGGTTTTAAAATGACAGGATCCAATTCACCCAAGAACTCCATGACCAAGGACTCCGTCCCAATGTGCGTGAGTGCCTCTATCAGCAACCGAGCATCAAAACCGATACGAATACTTCCAGTGCTGGACTCGACTGCCAACGTCTCATGCTTCTCATCTGGATCAGGGTCCCTCGGCGAAACCCGAATCTGTTGTTCATCTATCTCTAAACAGACAATAGGACATTTCGGATCCGAAAATGCTGAAATCTGACGTATCGTATGCAAAATTGACTCTTTCTGCACAACTGTATGCATCTTAGGAGACTCTGGAAAGAGTTTTTCATACTTCGGATATTCAGCGTCTACCAATCGCGCCGTCAACGTCGCGTGCGCATCGGCAAAAAGAATCTCGCTTTTAACGCGTGAAATCCTTATCTCTGGGGAATTGGCAAAATTTCGCTCGATTTCTTTGACGGCTTTGAGCGGTATAATGAATCCATCACTTTCCTCTGACAACTTGAAGGGTTCACAACGTGCGATGGCAATGCGCTTGCCATCGCATCCAACGACTTCAGTTCTGTCCTCAAAAAGGTTAAAATAGAGTCCGTTTAGAAATCGACGCTTTTTCTCTGTGGACGCAGCAAATTCGGTTTTGTGGAGGATAGACCGCAGCGTTTCTCCATCAATTGTGAATGCTTCCGGACCAACGGAGGGAAATTGTGGGAACTCTTTATCGGGGAACCCAACGATTTTGCGCACGCTATCCCCAGAAGTGATTTCAACCTGATCGTCTGTTATCGTTGCCAAGCCTATCGGTTTTTCAGCGGGCCATGCTTTAACGATAGCCTCCAATTCTTTGGCAGAAACAACGATGGTTCCCGCCTCCTTGATGGTCCCTTCAACCTTTATTCTGACACCGATTTCCATGTCCGTCGCCATACACTCAATCGTGCTTCCTTCCGCATGGATGAGAACATTTGAGAGAATCGGTGAGGTATCCTGCCCACTCGCGACACTCTGCAGTACCTGTAGGGAGTACAAAAACTCCTCTCTTTCCAAAGTTAATTTCATTCCAAAACCTCCGTCCAGATGTTCTTCTTCAATTGGGATATCTAACGTCTCTTGAACCATGAATCTATACTTCTTTAACTGTTGCCGTGCCCGACGGAGCCGACTTTTAATCGTATTTTTTGACACACCTAAAAAGTTACTTATTTCTGCATAAGTCATGCCTTCAAGGTAATGAAGTGTGATGACTGTCCGATTGCCTTCCTTCAACCTCGCAAGTAGCTTTTCCACCAAGTCACGTCTCGCTTCGTCAAAAGTTTTCGCGCGTTCCGTCGCGACATACCGAGAATACGCCTCTGTCTCTACTTCAGAGATGTCCGTGTCTTCCAGCGGTTCGGTGTGTCGCTGGTTTTTTCGGAGCCACGCGATACAGAGACGACCCGTAATGACATAAAGCCACCTTGAAAACCGCGCCGGATCCTCCAAAGTTTCCAATTTCTGATAGACTTGCAGGAAGGTTTCCTGCGTAATATCCTCGGCGATATGAAAATCCCCGATTCTCCGCCACGCGAGCGTGTGAACCTGTTTCTCGTATTTTCTCACCAGATGCTCAAAGGCAGTTGCGTCACCCGCAAGGATACGTTGAATTAATGCAGTATTATCGTTTCTCACCAGACATCTCCAGAAAGGTCATTTTCATCAAGGGAACTTATAGGATTTCCACATTTCATGGATAGGCGTGTCTACAAATCGCGAAGAGACACCCTATCAATTAATTGGCTTCACTATAGTGACGCGAACCAAGAAAAAAAAGGGTGCATAATTCTGCCAAAAAAGCAAAAAAGAGGGCATCCTCTCAAAAACGTCCCACCGTTCTGAAAGGAAAGTTAACAAGTGCCTTCATTTCTAACTATACATATTTTAACTAAATTTCGTACTTTACTCAAGAAAAACATTTTCGTACTGTTTGGTGTGTTCCTCCTCGGCTTATCCTATTTTTGCTAAATCTGTTCGCACAAAGAACACCTACCGAAACATCACACTTGAAAAAACTCAGTATCCGCGTGAGTAACCGCAACAGAGAGAAGCCAACGCAGCGTTACTATATAGGTTTTCGGTGTGTAGCGCAACCTTCTCGTTGACTTGATCTGCCACCTCTGATGGATGATACAATACTGGATAGCCTAAGGATTTTCAATTAGCTTTCGAGTTCGGATGAAATGATGAAGTATTGCTGGGTCAACTCCTGTTATCTTTGCAATCGATAACTGGCTTATTTGGGCGAAATTGAGGTGTTAACTTGACATTATAATCTACATGGGGTAAGATTAAGCTGTAAGCGAACGGTTTTCCCATTTTCTATTCTATCTCAGGTTTTTCCATTTTCATTCTATCTCAGAAAGTAAGGAGGAACTATCGATGATACGGGTATTGGTGATACAGGTCATAGCTTGCGCGTGTCTAGCTTTTGCATTCCCTTTACTAAGCGCAGCTGAAGTTAGCGTAGATGACGCAATCGGGGTATGGCTCTTTGACGAAGGTAGAGGAAATGTAGCGAAAGATTCCTCACCCAATGGCAATGACGGCGAGCTCATAGCCGGACCCAAATGGGTTGAAGGT from Candidatus Poribacteria bacterium encodes the following:
- a CDS encoding ABC transporter permease subunit; amino-acid sequence: MLRTLIRQELLIHLMSARFFAAVVITLLLVVANTFVLIGAHEERLADYSQREAVNQEGIATTPTYSYLKLKVQRPPNPLSLFSTGLETRFGSDLDIAFDGVPSFSNPIVDVRPEEEQWAFGSEPSVSSPGAPLGLNNPYLRLFSQIDIAFIFQVVLSLLSLLFAYDAIAGDWETGTLRLVLSHPVGRGSVLLAKYLAAMVCLLLPVLMSLLFALIQCSFARSLQFSTDDFLRIGGIVLTTIVYLSVFYLIGLLVSTTTRRAATSLMLCMFLWVVLVLVYPNWSRFALNSGGGTRAERKSADQQIAQIREAADRERDRFLDSSPLKGDPPLFFDTFAGTDFFRKGMWYLGDLPRMNVELRDPEDPLVTHLRRYYEFAAPLQIRSAEKVGFVVQQLVSRTSLQQAQSDERFMKLSPASLYTFATAAWAGTDLDSMVDYIQAAQAYRRTLIDTFHEREAFASLRWFTTNQGDIDWSILPHFHFERADVSINAQRALPELFLLLCINIVLFMATFLIFIRVEI
- the dnaN gene encoding DNA polymerase III subunit beta — its product is MRNDNTALIQRILAGDATAFEHLVRKYEKQVHTLAWRRIGDFHIAEDITQETFLQVYQKLETLEDPARFSRWLYVITGRLCIAWLRKNQRHTEPLEDTDISEVETEAYSRYVATERAKTFDEARRDLVEKLLARLKEGNRTVITLHYLEGMTYAEISNFLGVSKNTIKSRLRRARQQLKKYRFMVQETLDIPIEEEHLDGGFGMKLTLEREEFLYSLQVLQSVASGQDTSPILSNVLIHAEGSTIECMATDMEIGVRIKVEGTIKEAGTIVVSAKELEAIVKAWPAEKPIGLATITDDQVEITSGDSVRKIVGFPDKEFPQFPSVGPEAFTIDGETLRSILHKTEFAASTEKKRRFLNGLYFNLFEDRTEVVGCDGKRIAIARCEPFKLSEESDGFIIPLKAVKEIERNFANSPEIRISRVKSEILFADAHATLTARLVDAEYPKYEKLFPESPKMHTVVQKESILHTIRQISAFSDPKCPIVCLEIDEQQIRVSPRDPDPDEKHETLAVESSTGSIRIGFDARLLIEALTHIGTESLVMEFLGELDPVILKPIGEEGHIYLIMPMRLKS